The Pyrodictium delaneyi genome contains a region encoding:
- the hemL gene encoding glutamate-1-semialdehyde 2,1-aminomutase — translation MPGEQSKKLYEEALNLFPGGVNSPIRAAVKPYPFYVAKAEGPYLYTVDGERLIDYVLAYGPMFLGHKHPQVMEAVKKQLENGWLYGTPGELEIELAKKILKYYHPGGMVRFVNTGTEATMAAIRLARGYTGRKYIIKFNGCYHGAHDTVLVGAGSAAAEYGVPSSLGVPEEIAKLTLVARYNDLESVERIMKRHGDQVAAIIVEPVAGNAGVIPPKPGFLKGLRELADRYGALLIMDEVITGFRLGLGGAQEYYGVRGDLTTLGKIVGGGFPIGVVAGPREIMEKLTPSGKVFNAGTFNAHPVTMAAGLATIEVLETGEPYRVAREAASKLVKVVEDLISRYDIKATVNYVENMFQVFFVDGEVASPDDAMKSNRELYNKLHMELLKRGVFIAPSQMEAVFTSAAHTVEVVEETIRALEEAFKRLREQ, via the coding sequence TTGCCGGGTGAACAGAGCAAGAAGCTCTACGAAGAAGCATTAAACTTGTTCCCTGGAGGCGTCAACAGTCCTATACGTGCAGCAGTAAAGCCATACCCGTTCTACGTCGCTAAGGCCGAGGGCCCGTACCTCTACACGGTTGATGGTGAGCGCCTCATAGACTATGTACTTGCATATGGCCCAATGTTCCTGGGGCATAAGCATCCCCAGGTAATGGAGGCTGTGAAGAAACAGCTTGAGAATGGGTGGCTCTACGGAACTCCCGGCGAGCTGGAGATAGAACTGGCCAAGAAGATACTCAAGTACTATCACCCTGGCGGCATGGTGCGCTTTGTTAACACAGGTACAGAGGCCACTATGGCAGCTATAAGGCTTGCACGGGGTTATACGGGCCGCAAATACATAATCAAGTTCAATGGTTGTTATCATGGTGCTCACGATACAGTCCTAGTTGGTGCTGGTAGTGCAGCAGCGGAGTATGGTGTCCCCTCAAGCCTCGGCGTGCCCGAGGAGATTGCAAAGCTAACGCTAGTAGCTCGTTACAACGATCTCGAGAGCGTAGAGAGGATCATGAAGAGGCATGGAGACCAAGTAGCAGCAATAATAGTGGAGCCCGTAGCGGGTAACGCGGGCGTCATACCGCCTAAGCCCGGCTTCCTCAAGGGGCTCCGTGAGCTGGCAGACAGATATGGAGCTCTCCTCATAATGGATGAGGTTATCACGGGGTTCCGCCTAGGCTTAGGTGGTGCGCAAGAGTACTACGGGGTTCGCGGCGACCTAACAACCCTAGGCAAGATCGTCGGTGGAGGCTTCCCCATCGGCGTAGTGGCCGGGCCACGCGAGATAATGGAAAAGCTCACACCTAGCGGCAAGGTGTTCAACGCTGGCACGTTCAACGCCCACCCGGTTACAATGGCTGCTGGTCTAGCTACTATAGAGGTGCTCGAGACTGGAGAGCCCTACCGTGTAGCACGTGAAGCGGCATCCAAGCTAGTCAAGGTTGTTGAAGACCTAATTAGCCGCTACGACATAAAGGCTACAGTGAACTATGTGGAGAACATGTTCCAGGTATTCTTCGTCGACGGTGAGGTGGCATCACCGGACGACGCTATGAAGAGCAACCGCGAGCTCTACAACAAGCTCCACATGGAGCTGCTAAAGCGCGGCGTCTTCATAGCCCCAAGCCAGATGGAGGCAGTCTTCACGAGCGCAGCACACACTGTCGAGGTAGTCGAGGAGACCATAAGGGCGCTCGAGGAGGCCTTCAAGAGGCTCCGGGAGCAATGA
- a CDS encoding phosphotransferase, with the protein MQGECAAAVKLTYELPGLRLVLGLGSNGSCVDGRPGWLEAIISRDVFLADVEESLLGEIIASLLLLKPVSVEGDVEQYHRLIESYIIRVFREEVSRLEKLFHKNYERLLVADIYPVVARMARLQRIYPWLRVVYQLMLQRRDYYSWLRVLVQRILGVNVYKSRWIPAKSVIEQPKRARLKPFVQLSGAVKIVHIIGDIASSVSLSLLQAIPQSIILEGISRKPHPLTRDPLLLVRLDSARVATKLMQFEDQLYTITGVKRLLDNAKLQRKGMIRSAKTVEIGGFRPAVVKRYTDITAVKWLAAAIASLPLPRPRLRALARLNAEYYYNRFLAERGFHVPEPILIDPRRRQAAYSYIEGEDLIAMLQKESTPEPYRELGVTLARLHAAGIALWDSNPSNFVYDGENLYIVDLEQARDLRNMQDAAWDIAVACYYSLLYTPQSGPERASLIASGYLEAGGRSEVLIEAAKHKYMAPFLAVVPPNILEKTRKAILVAARTGENQP; encoded by the coding sequence TTGCAGGGGGAGTGTGCGGCGGCAGTAAAGCTCACATACGAACTGCCAGGACTCCGGCTAGTTCTGGGACTAGGTAGTAATGGTAGTTGTGTAGACGGGAGGCCCGGCTGGCTAGAAGCTATCATATCGCGTGACGTCTTCTTGGCGGACGTGGAGGAGTCGTTACTAGGCGAGATAATAGCGTCGCTGCTTCTCCTAAAGCCTGTAAGTGTTGAGGGAGACGTAGAGCAATATCATAGACTAATCGAAAGCTACATCATTAGAGTGTTTAGAGAGGAGGTAAGTCGGCTGGAGAAACTTTTCCACAAGAACTATGAACGCTTGCTCGTAGCAGACATATACCCTGTAGTCGCGAGGATGGCCCGTCTCCAAAGAATCTACCCCTGGCTCCGAGTAGTATATCAGTTAATGTTGCAGCGTAGAGACTACTACTCCTGGCTCCGTGTACTAGTCCAAAGGATTCTGGGAGTCAATGTATATAAGAGTCGTTGGATTCCGGCAAAGAGTGTTATTGAGCAGCCTAAGAGAGCACGGTTGAAACCCTTCGTTCAGCTTAGTGGCGCAGTCAAGATAGTTCATATAATTGGCGATATAGCTTCCAGCGTCTCGCTGTCGCTACTCCAAGCAATACCACAGTCGATAATACTTGAAGGTATTAGCCGTAAACCTCATCCTCTGACAAGAGATCCTCTACTTCTTGTAAGGCTAGACTCTGCACGCGTTGCTACAAAACTAATGCAGTTCGAAGACCAGCTCTATACCATAACTGGTGTAAAGAGACTGCTTGACAACGCAAAGCTTCAACGTAAAGGGATGATAAGGAGTGCTAAAACTGTTGAAATTGGTGGCTTCCGCCCTGCGGTTGTCAAGAGGTATACTGATATAACTGCTGTTAAATGGTTGGCTGCCGCCATAGCGTCACTACCCCTTCCCCGCCCCCGTCTCCGTGCATTAGCACGGCTCAATGCCGAGTACTACTACAATCGTTTCCTAGCTGAGCGTGGATTCCATGTACCGGAGCCTATACTTATAGACCCTCGGCGCCGCCAGGCAGCCTATAGCTATATAGAGGGTGAAGACCTCATCGCTATGCTCCAGAAAGAGTCAACGCCCGAGCCCTACCGTGAACTAGGTGTAACGTTGGCACGCCTACATGCTGCGGGTATAGCTCTATGGGATTCCAACCCGAGTAACTTCGTCTATGATGGCGAGAACTTGTACATTGTAGACTTAGAACAGGCACGAGATTTAAGAAACATGCAGGATGCTGCATGGGATATAGCTGTAGCGTGCTACTATTCCCTCCTCTACACTCCCCAGAGTGGGCCGGAGCGTGCTAGTCTAATCGCAAGTGGCTACCTTGAAGCTGGTGGAAGAAGTGAAGTGCTCATAGAGGCGGCTAAGCACAAGTATATGGCTCCATTCCTCGCGGTAGTGCCACCAAATATCCTTGAGAAGACCCGTAAAGCGATACTGGTAGCAGCGCGTACGGGAGAGAACCAGCCTTAA